The DNA region AATGGAGCTTACTGTGACATAAGAAAGGGTCTGGCTGCTCATTGAAGTGTAAGCAATAAAATTAGACATAAATTAATAAAGACAAATCAATTTTATCATCAGATGCTAACAGATGGCACTTAGCTGAAAGCAGAAAGACCAGAGAAGCTAACTGTTTCCTGTTCCTTCTCTGCTATGTGTACCATGCATCTTCAAATGGTGAGTGGTTTCATTTTATCTTGGTTTCTATTTGAGGTGGGCGATTATGGAAAAagtaataatcacgattattttgattgctATTGAAATGACAATTATTCATTGATTACAAAACTTAGAATTTATTTAACTACCAAAATTctactttaaatataacttcatagaacaaccagaaaataaatgagtaacaagtaatataataatatgtaggctttacacgatcaagattgttggggccgatcactgaccagcaagtttaaaaaaaaacgataaccgatcactgatccgatcacaagatggaggaatgtgtctatttaaatgacctgttcatttactgtatatacttgtgtacttaattgctcaaaaaaatatttttataatagataatgtatctttgttcctctatttatgccagtgaggcatagtgaaagacggaacaaattaattgtcttctattagatggcaggaagtaaatacagtaattaatgtatccactttttgtgacatttttgtttgttggtgtgccgtgacatttttcaattttaaaatatgttccttggctccataaaggttggaaatcactgctccagtcagatcgtgtattctaatcagtcaggtcaaaccaacattacatgacagaaataatgggtgctaacttactgtaattaaattactttatttttaattaaattacttcacccataccaaaactttagagcatgattcgacagaacggcggcatgtttacgtccaaccgttcgtggtaccgacgctgcccatccaacccaactgaccttgagaggatctgcagagaagaatgggagaaaacgCCCCAAAataggtgtgccaagctcatagagacatacccaagaagacttgaggctgtgattgctggcAAAGGTgctacaacaaaatattaaaccaagggtgtgaatacttaagtacctattatgtttgactgtttccttttttataaatttacacaaatatcagaaaatatgtttttactttgtcattataagatattttatatagattttttttttttaaagaaaactagaCTCAAATCAgttttagaataagtctgtaacttagcaaaatgtggaaaaagtgaaggggtgtgaatacctTCGGGTGGCACAGTATATGTCcatgtctgtctgtatgtgttactataacacatacagacagtgtgtaaatattcgttatttgaaggtaaatcacTCCCAtgatctaatgctaatgttagctagcccgtcaatagggttttccacTGACTGATAgcataagctggcaattttgaaaatgatgCGTGTCGTATTTAAATAGTCAATgtgagtaattatttttgttgtgcgtttagttttacagtaaacgccAACTGGAGTGTCCATAAACAACTGAAAGCACGTTCAGGGAAGGCTGAAGAACATGCGTCACACGCTTGCTACAAGCAACGCGGGGTGCGTTTGCAACAGAGAAACATACACAAAACGCGCCGCTCCACATTAataatttttcttcaattataaCATTTGTTATGATCGTTAGAAGACAAAATTGAAAATACGATTAAATTTCGAGTAATCGCGCATCCCGAGTTTCTATCATTAAATTTTCaaacgcttgtcctcattcggttgcaggtgagctggagcctatcccagctgattttgggtaaGAGGCGGGGTCGGGTCGCTAGCTATacgcagggtacatacagtatacaaacaaccattcacacctatggacagcttatagtcttcaattcacctaaaAAAGCATttgggaggaagcaggagtaccCAGAGCAAACCCACTTAAGCACAGGGAAAACacgcaaatgccacacaggaggCCAGTGATGAAATTCGAAGTCTGAACTTCAGAACACTGCCTGATTTAAGTTTCATTTGGTGTTATTATACTTATCctacagttaagaatgttaaaaggttgacaaaaacaatgccttacaggggtcctcggtttacaccAGGCCCGACATACCACATTTCGAGGTTATGGCGTAAGAACATGGCGTCacatggcacaagaaggcacgctcagtttcTGCTATACTTGCTGTttttcattagatttttttatatttcgggccgaaaaatgtttttcatacaagtatttcctgtaattatgacatttccagagctgccaacctatagaaattcacttcgaACAATTTGTCAagatttgtctgaatttccatattttcacagTTTTGTTGAGAACATTACCACGggagttattgcagtatattatgtaataggataaaaataattccgcatcatgttcaattgcacaacgtAATCATTATTCTATAATCGTAATTGTccataaattatggcttcaatatttgttattttgtttttattgcatcaaccttgtattGGCGGACGCAGATAGAGTTCCAtcataagcggctcagaaaatggatggatggagagtaaatataaaaagaaaattaaaaaatgaattttcttCAATAAATCCAAATGTAGTGCAATAGTAAAAGCACTGAGTTCTCAGAAAATGAGGActtacttctttttttatttgtgaagtAACGTCAGAGCGGAAATGGGCTGATGTTGGCCATGCTAGTTAGCCATGTTATCTACCTCGGTAGCAagttgtgtgtttatttcacCAATTGTAGACACGTTAACTCTTGTCGCTGGATGGAAACATTCATTTCAAGAcagcaattttttaaataaattaaaaatacattgactCTGTTAAAGAGTGATGGGTGGCAAGCTCGTAAACGTGATATACTATTAAAAGCATCAGCTCCTCGAGCAGACACTCTTTGCAAGCACGTTTTGCGTATCCTTCCTCTACAAAGCCATGGTACGCAAAATTCCCAAAAGAGCTGACTTCTTCGACAAAGGGAAAAATCGGAGGACTCATTGACTGCTCACATCAACAACCGGGGGGATTTGAGGTCATGTCACCTTTCCTGCaccaatgacaaaaaataaaaaatacagctcGTATGGCTGATGGAAAGTTTTTGTGGTTTTGAACTACAACGTTTTAAAACCGCAGTATACCTTGAAACCCGTATTTGGCCAAAATATATTAGGAACTGAACTGTATCATAAGCCAAGGAGACCCTGTACAGTTGCATTTGTTGTACAAATGCTGCGTTTTGAGTCCTACCAGTAGGTAAAATGTGATAAAGATGGGGCTGGATGTGATCCGAATCTTTGCCCTGGCTGAAGGCAGCTTCCACATCAGGAAAACAAAGAAGGCCACATTAGGTATGAGGAGAAGAATGTCCCAGAAACGAACCCTAGAAAGGCAAGCATGAAGACCATTAGCACCATCAGTGTCTGGATTTGTTTTCTCCTTGGCAGTCACTTGATTACCTGGAGTCACCAACATCCTCATACAGAATTTGTAAACACTTGTGAGGCTTGCTGATGTTGGCTTCGGAATCAGGTAGCCAGGTGGAAAATGTCGAAATATTCTCCGGTGGTGTAGACGTGACACTGCCATTGTATTGAGCAAACCTAACCACAGCCGTGGCTAGCATGGTTTTACGCCTGAGGGGGGTAACAAATTATAGAGCCCCAACACAATGTATAGCAAGACAGATATTCTATTTCTGGGAAGAATTAACAGAGAAACATTTGTTAATACGTCACAGCAATCCACACGTACCAAGCGTTCTATCATTCAGACAGTTTCCCACTTTCTGCGTGTTGTAACAGGCAGGCACCTGCTCTCACAGGGTctgctttaaaacaaacattatgTAACAACCTAGTGTCCATGTGAGGGTTGGAACTAATGGAAATTTGGCAGTAGTGGGACTCTGGTGTGTATCATTTATGTCAACGTGTATGAATTATACTTGAGTAAACAAACCACACGACGACTTCCTCAAGAGCTCTGCCGATGTAAACGTCCCGTAATGTTGACAAAAATGAGCTACCAAAACTACCAAAATTAATCTTCACTCCCTTCGCAAAGTTTTACAACGATACTTAATAGACGTGTTTACAGACTATATTAACTGTTAGCCGATGCTACTAGCTAGCTTGTAAGCCATCGTTGGTGTACTGTGTAAAGTGGCTAACATACAGCCCTTTACAACAGTCATTACATAGCCATAAACACGAGGGTTTAAATACTGGATGTTACTGGTGTATCTAAAAGTTTCGTTAGTAGcgaaacaaaagtgaaaacaataaaaacggAACGACGCTAATCCTGCGAAATACGCTGTTTTACCTTTTCAGAAGACTCGGGTTCCTTTGTATAATTCCTGCAAACGCTGTGGCAAATCATTTAGTGCATGATTCACATGCTGCCCTACAAACGAGACAGCTCGCTCAACTATTGGATATAtctggacatgtttttttttgtttgtttttgtttttctggcgAGTTCCGTGGATAATATTCACCGATGGTCAACTGACATTTTGCAATCTCGCGGTGCACATCTCGCGAGATTAGAACATGACGTATGCGCCAGCGCGGTTACTCATTAATGAGCTAAAGAAAACTTAAAACAtatatttaagtttatttttacaataaaacaatcgTTCATTGTCATGTTGGAATTGCAATAGTTATAGTTAATTTAATTACCATTCACCAACCAGTTATTTAATTAAGAATGTTAAGTGTTCATGTCAAAAATTGTTTGATGATTTCttgttttcatccattcatccattttctgtaacgcttctcctcactagggtcgcgggcgtgctggagccgatcccagctatcttcgggcgggaggcggggtacaccctgaactggtcgccagccaatcgcagggcacatacaaacaaacaaccattcacacctacgggcaatttaagagtcgtcaatcaacctaccacgtatgttttgggcatgtgggaggaaaccggagtgcccggagaaaacccacccaagcacggggagaacatgcaaactccacataggcggagatactgtgagggagatgtgccaaccagtcgtccaccgtgacggATTACgtaaatatataaacaaaatattttcattacaAGTGAAATTGTTTGtcaatttttaattgaattatttacaATAGAAATGTATTACTAAATGTACATGTACAATTTTATCTTActgtttcttttaatttttgtttacaaaaacaaattacaaaatgtcattaaataaaatacgttaaatttacagtacatgtaaaaTTGTGTGTCactatttttgattttattatatataataaataaattaacaagttatttaattacataaatgaattttaaaaaacaatgtaatcAATTTTAGGAAACaacagctaaattaatgcaaaaaaaaatttcagacaGTTAATAATGTAAACGTTTGGTGGACTGGATCAAAGCATGGAGCGCAATGTATGTGGCCCACGGGCAAtgctttgcccacccctgcttcATACAGTTAAATGATATTAGTGACACTTAAACATTTATACTTTTTTATTGACATATATGACATTTCCGCACAAAGCAACAGATTTTAAGCAATAGCAGCCAATTTTCTGTTACCCGAGTTAAAATATGAGAAACAGAGACTACAGCGCCTGATCATTTGCCAACTTAACCCACAATGTGCATATTGTTTATGTACATATGTGCCGACTGGCCAGGTTatttcatacagtattttaaagacactaacagaaaacaattattataataattaaattgtCAAACACAGAGACAAACATGTTTAgtgttaattattttatttagttgaaTACCAGGCTGTCGTGTAGAACTGCAATggatcatactgagagctgtttcgaATACAATATTACCTCGTTTAGCGACACAAGTGTGGAAATATAGACAAAGCTATCAGTATGATGCGGTGCAGTTTAACATcacagcaaactacaaccacactAAAAGTGCATACCATTAAATTAATAtctttctgacagtgtcaacCAAAAGTCAgcataatgatttttttctcgATTTCATATGCTTTGTAGAGGTATACAGGTGGGGTGATGCATGGGGACAAATTGGACAGAGTTGACAGCACCTCACATATTTTACAGCTATTTTTCTTTACCTTCGCCTTTAGTGAGAATATCTCTTCACAATCATCCAATGTTCTATTGGACTTGTCCTCATGAAGGTCACAGCTGACTCGGTGTAAGgtggggggtacaccctgaactgctcgccagccaatatCAGAgcgcacataaacaaccatttacactcgcTTACATTcttggtcttcaattaacctagcatgcatgtttttagaatatgGAAGGAAGCCAcagtagccggagaaaacccacacaagcacggggagaacatgcacattctaatttgaaccccaaagcctcagaactgtgaagcaaatGTGCTAAATACTAGGGTACTGTGCTGCTGGTGTAAATAGTGTTGGCTTAACTCATTGCAATCATTACTGGGCATTGTCATTTGCTGCTCCCTTGTTACCActgaaggggacatattttgccacatcaactttttcaagtatttaggatgtaatattgtctcgattgtgcctcagtaaacatgtgaaatatgaattaaaacacgtgtgctctcacaagtgggtttaCACAGAGGCAATCTCCATCAGCACTTGCTAACGCCTTCGCAATTCTTCCTGTACTCCTTATCCACCATTGTCACCTTTCCTCTGTAATTCACCACGTTGCCgttgtattgcatttttgtataatattgacAGTTTCTATAATAGCTACAATAGTGGTACTAAGAGGTGGTTGATGTCAGGTAAGCCCACATACCAAATGCAAGAGATGCGACGACCAAAAGGTATTATGAAAAGATGGTGACACATGCTTTAGGGTGACCTGAGATCATTCTATAAGCCAGGCGCACAGGCTCAATCAAGTTAGCTTCAAATGTGGAAAGGAGTGTCTTTCCGCAGGTGGGGCTGATGTTGTAAAAGCTCAATGTGTGGCTGATGAAGCTCAGCCTGATCTCGATCCTGCACGACACCGTGGTCCTCTTGAGCGGCACGCCGCGACCCCGCTCGAAGGCTGTCAACAAGTTGTCGAACCACATCAGGCACCAGGAGTTTCGGTTGCTTTCCAGCGCCGAGGAAATCCCGCTACGCTCCAGTGTCCCGCTGCAGCACAAGCCCACAATCCACGGAGAGCCGTCGAGCTCCACCTCCCAGCGGTGGTCGCCTTCCGAGAAGCTCTGGGAGCTAAGGACCTGGAAGAAGCTGGTGAATCTTTGGGGAGAAGGCGGGTACAGCTGCCTGACAGAGCTGAATGTCACAGTCTTCAAGTCCTCCGAGAGGATGAGGTTAGCATGAGCTGTCCCGATGTCAAACGTCACCTCAGACGGGTTGAGGGCATTGCGAAGCGAGTGATGAATGGCACAGAGACTTTCCCTGAGCTCGCCCTTCATGTGCTCCAACTTGGAAATGACTTGAAGCGGGTTGACTTTTGAGTCAACGCATTCCTCAGCTTCTCCGATGGCTTTTCCCATCATCTCCGTAATGCGTGGTTGCAGGTCTTGAAGGTCTTTGGCAAATGTGGCCTCAACTCCCTCCGTCAGGAGAGACTCTGCTCTGAGCAGAACTTGTCTCAGCTGCTTGGTGAGACCGGCGGCCTGACTGACCCTGTGGCTCACGCTGGCCTCGCCCGGAGAGAGCTCTTCATCCAGCAGCTGCAACACCTCCACGCTGTACTTCAGCACCTCATCGTTGAGCTGCCGCAGATGTTCCGACGTCTTTTCTCTCAGCAGCTCATTAGCGCCCGTCAACTCTAATTCCTGCTCCTTCTCCTTCCTCAGCACATCCTCTGCCAACTCCAACTGGAGGGCCAGGTCTGTGACTTGAGATGCCAGTCGAAACTTAGTCAAAGATAACTCTTTGGATTTAAAGTGATTTCCTTCACTTACTGGGCTCTGTTTAGTTGCGTCCAAGTGGCATTTTGTTTTGCACTCATCCACAACTGCACCACATGCAGGCAGCTTGGCTTTACCCACGGCAGCTTTGTACGACTTGACAATGCTGCACATTTTGGAGCAGGTCACCACAGCTTGGCTTCCCTGGTAGCCTTCCTGGCACTCAGGGCAGCAGTGATGGTCTAGCCCTTCTCCTAGAGTTTGAATGC from Phycodurus eques isolate BA_2022a chromosome 10, UOR_Pequ_1.1, whole genome shotgun sequence includes:
- the trim107 gene encoding zinc finger protein RFP — translated: MSSCKWSDNMSALTNPVITNPVEALASDLCCPICLQLYSEPVCLPCGHIYCHTCIQTLGEGLDHHCCPECQEGYQGSQAVVTCSKMCSIVKSYKAAVGKAKLPACGAVVDECKTKCHLDATKQSPVSEGNHFKSKELSLTKFRLASQVTDLALQLELAEDVLRKEKEQELELTGANELLREKTSEHLRQLNDEVLKYSVEVLQLLDEELSPGEASVSHRVSQAAGLTKQLRQVLLRAESLLTEGVEATFAKDLQDLQPRITEMMGKAIGEAEECVDSKVNPLQVISKLEHMKGELRESLCAIHHSLRNALNPSEVTFDIGTAHANLILSEDLKTVTFSSVRQLYPPSPQRFTSFFQVLSSQSFSEGDHRWEVELDGSPWIVGLCCSGTLERSGISSALESNRNSWCLMWFDNLLTAFERGRGVPLKRTTVSCRIEIRLSFISHTLSFYNISPTCGKTLLSTFEANLIEPVRLAYRMISGHPKACVTIFS